From the Ciona intestinalis chromosome 2, KH, whole genome shotgun sequence genome, one window contains:
- the LOC100178885 gene encoding Golgi-associated plant pathogenesis-related protein 1-like isoform X2 produces the protein MRTHNVCTEEEIIMFEQECVHRHNQLRKQHGVKPLRTNQELRNLGQKIAEQASAKGKHVQLDDDRYSYNTCHVISRKMNGASIADMWYSEITYYNFNKPRLDDINGRFVRMIWRTASQIGVGVSRDAADNVFVVVVYNKPCYESTDESNLKENVSKPI, from the exons ATGAGGACACACAATGTTTGTACTGAAG AGGAAATCATAATGTTTGAACAAGAATGCGTACACCGTCACAACCAACTAAGAAAACAGCATGGTGTAAAACC ATTAAGAACTAATCAAGAACTACGCAATTTGGGGCAAAAAATTGCGGAACAAGCATCGGCAAAGGGAAAACATGTGCAGCTAGACGACGATCGATACAGCTACAACACATGTCATGTTATTTCTCGAAAAATGAACG GCGCCAGCATTGCGGACATGTGGTACTCCGAAATTacgtattataattttaacaagcCGCGACTAGATGACATCAACG GGCGTTTTGTTCGTATGATCTGGCGAACTGCTTCACAGATTGGCGTCGGCGTGTCACGTGACGCAGCAGATAATGTCTTTGTCGTGGTGGTTTACAATAAGCCGTGTTATGAATCGACCGACGAATCTAATTTGAAAGAAAACGTATCGAAACCGATATGA
- the LOC100178885 gene encoding uncharacterized protein LOC100178885 isoform X4, with amino-acid sequence MRTHNVCTEEEIIMFEQECVHRHNQLRKQHGVKPLRTNQELRNLGQKIAEQASAKGKHVQLDDDRYSYNTCHVISRKMNGRFVRMIWRTASQIGVGVSRDAADNVFVVVVYNKPCYESTDESNLKENVSKPI; translated from the exons ATGAGGACACACAATGTTTGTACTGAAG AGGAAATCATAATGTTTGAACAAGAATGCGTACACCGTCACAACCAACTAAGAAAACAGCATGGTGTAAAACC ATTAAGAACTAATCAAGAACTACGCAATTTGGGGCAAAAAATTGCGGAACAAGCATCGGCAAAGGGAAAACATGTGCAGCTAGACGACGATCGATACAGCTACAACACATGTCATGTTATTTCTCGAAAAATGAACG GGCGTTTTGTTCGTATGATCTGGCGAACTGCTTCACAGATTGGCGTCGGCGTGTCACGTGACGCAGCAGATAATGTCTTTGTCGTGGTGGTTTACAATAAGCCGTGTTATGAATCGACCGACGAATCTAATTTGAAAGAAAACGTATCGAAACCGATATGA
- the LOC100178885 gene encoding Golgi-associated plant pathogenesis-related protein 1-like isoform X1: MRTHNVCTEDISFTEEIIMFEQECVHRHNQLRKQHGVKPLRTNQELRNLGQKIAEQASAKGKHVQLDDDRYSYNTCHVISRKMNGASIADMWYSEITYYNFNKPRLDDINGRFVRMIWRTASQIGVGVSRDAADNVFVVVVYNKPCYESTDESNLKENVSKPI; this comes from the exons ATGAGGACACACAATGTTTGTACTGAAG ATATTTCATTTACAGAGGAAATCATAATGTTTGAACAAGAATGCGTACACCGTCACAACCAACTAAGAAAACAGCATGGTGTAAAACC ATTAAGAACTAATCAAGAACTACGCAATTTGGGGCAAAAAATTGCGGAACAAGCATCGGCAAAGGGAAAACATGTGCAGCTAGACGACGATCGATACAGCTACAACACATGTCATGTTATTTCTCGAAAAATGAACG GCGCCAGCATTGCGGACATGTGGTACTCCGAAATTacgtattataattttaacaagcCGCGACTAGATGACATCAACG GGCGTTTTGTTCGTATGATCTGGCGAACTGCTTCACAGATTGGCGTCGGCGTGTCACGTGACGCAGCAGATAATGTCTTTGTCGTGGTGGTTTACAATAAGCCGTGTTATGAATCGACCGACGAATCTAATTTGAAAGAAAACGTATCGAAACCGATATGA
- the LOC100178885 gene encoding uncharacterized protein LOC100178885 isoform X3, producing the protein MRTHNVCTEDISFTEEIIMFEQECVHRHNQLRKQHGVKPLRTNQELRNLGQKIAEQASAKGKHVQLDDDRYSYNTCHVISRKMNGRFVRMIWRTASQIGVGVSRDAADNVFVVVVYNKPCYESTDESNLKENVSKPI; encoded by the exons ATGAGGACACACAATGTTTGTACTGAAG ATATTTCATTTACAGAGGAAATCATAATGTTTGAACAAGAATGCGTACACCGTCACAACCAACTAAGAAAACAGCATGGTGTAAAACC ATTAAGAACTAATCAAGAACTACGCAATTTGGGGCAAAAAATTGCGGAACAAGCATCGGCAAAGGGAAAACATGTGCAGCTAGACGACGATCGATACAGCTACAACACATGTCATGTTATTTCTCGAAAAATGAACG GGCGTTTTGTTCGTATGATCTGGCGAACTGCTTCACAGATTGGCGTCGGCGTGTCACGTGACGCAGCAGATAATGTCTTTGTCGTGGTGGTTTACAATAAGCCGTGTTATGAATCGACCGACGAATCTAATTTGAAAGAAAACGTATCGAAACCGATATGA